From one Ignavibacteria bacterium genomic stretch:
- a CDS encoding PAS domain S-box protein, with protein sequence MKVQSKYHQPSKTVVSKPINLNVKSNFHIPCHFFDFLPDMSFVLSNEFEIRHCNLSASQFIGKSTKEIYYSNFLELIPNEYQIKFKEIFERSFRKKEYLSIEMNLLSSNENVVPVQLFISPSSSNNSIVQNCFVFARDISKQKEKELDLVRFANVAEFTVNPLEITDVDGKIIYVNPAFERSSGYGREELIGKNPNIFSSHKHSKNFWKNMWNTITQGKVWIGEVQNRKKSGQLFHTELLISPIVDGNQKLVGYFGIHRDKTEEKKLEQQLIHAQKMESIGLLAAGLAHEVGNPLTSISSLVQVIQRTNIDEVTNQKLELIKSQTNRISKIIRDLVNFSRRSTYELQSTDINKILKAAIEIARVSKKAKGIEIEEHYSGKVPQLFLVPDQIEQVFLNILINAIDAMCLDAAGGKYFRNPAIIMIRSVLENGSVNVYINDNGIGIAEEALPRLFDPFFTTKKVGEGTGLGLWVSYNIVKSFQGEIIVESEEGKGTTFTIKFPINTDSK encoded by the coding sequence ATGAAAGTGCAGAGTAAATATCACCAGCCAAGTAAAACGGTTGTCAGTAAACCAATTAACTTAAACGTTAAATCGAATTTTCATATCCCGTGTCATTTTTTTGATTTTCTTCCAGACATGAGTTTTGTCTTGTCAAATGAATTTGAAATTCGTCATTGCAATTTGTCTGCTTCACAATTTATCGGAAAATCCACCAAGGAAATTTATTATTCAAATTTCCTTGAATTAATTCCAAATGAATATCAAATAAAATTCAAAGAAATATTTGAACGTTCATTTAGAAAAAAAGAATATCTCTCGATTGAGATGAATCTTTTAAGTTCAAATGAGAATGTAGTTCCTGTTCAACTTTTCATTTCGCCATCTTCAAGTAATAATTCAATTGTGCAAAATTGCTTCGTATTTGCACGCGATATTTCTAAGCAAAAGGAAAAAGAACTTGATTTAGTGCGATTCGCGAATGTGGCTGAATTTACTGTCAATCCGCTCGAAATCACAGATGTTGATGGAAAAATTATTTACGTAAATCCAGCTTTCGAAAGATCGAGCGGATACGGTCGTGAAGAGCTAATAGGAAAAAATCCGAATATCTTTAGTAGTCATAAACATTCTAAGAACTTCTGGAAGAATATGTGGAATACGATTACTCAAGGGAAAGTTTGGATTGGGGAAGTTCAAAACAGAAAAAAAAGCGGGCAGCTATTTCATACTGAACTTTTAATTTCGCCGATTGTCGATGGGAATCAGAAATTAGTCGGATACTTTGGAATCCATCGAGACAAAACCGAAGAAAAAAAATTGGAACAGCAATTGATCCATGCGCAAAAAATGGAGAGCATTGGATTGTTAGCCGCCGGATTAGCTCATGAAGTTGGAAATCCATTGACATCAATTTCTTCACTTGTGCAGGTTATACAAAGAACTAATATTGATGAGGTTACAAATCAAAAACTTGAACTGATAAAAAGTCAAACTAATCGAATTTCGAAAATTATTCGGGACCTTGTTAATTTTTCAAGACGCTCAACTTATGAGCTGCAATCGACCGATATTAATAAAATACTAAAAGCAGCAATCGAAATAGCCAGAGTTAGTAAGAAAGCAAAAGGTATCGAGATTGAGGAACATTATAGCGGCAAAGTTCCTCAATTGTTTTTAGTACCTGATCAAATCGAGCAAGTTTTCCTTAACATCTTGATTAATGCAATTGACGCAATGTGTCTTGATGCTGCAGGTGGGAAATATTTTCGAAATCCCGCCATAATAATGATTCGAAGTGTATTAGAAAATGGTTCTGTTAATGTCTATATCAATGATAATGGGATAGGAATTGCAGAAGAAGCTTTACCAAGACTCTTTGATCCATTTTTCACTACAAAGAAAGTAGGCGAGGGAACAGGATTGGGACTTTGGGTCAGTTATAACATTGTAAAAAGTTTTCAAGGTGAGATCATCGTTGAAAGTGAAGAAGGAAAGGGTACAACTTTCACTATTAAATTTCCTATTAATACAGATTCAAAATAA